TGAAATGCGGTTCAAATAAAGCCTATTAACTGGCGGCGTGCAGCCACTCTTTCTTGGCTAACAGGTCTTCTTCGGCCTCACGGTAGTCTGGGTCATCTACGCAGCAGTCTACCGGGCACACGGCGGCGCACTGGGGTTCCTCGTGGAAACCAACGCACTCGGTGCACTTATCTGAGACAATGTAATAGAATTCGTCTGAGATGGGGGGCTGGGGCGCTTTGCCGTCCACGGTTTCTCCGCCGTCAATCTCCACTTTGGTCAGAGAGGTACCATCTGCCCAGGTCCACTGCACTCCACCTTCGTAGATAGCCGTGTTGGGGCACTCCGGCTCACATGCGCCGCAGTTGATACACTCATCCGTTATCATTATCGCCATAATCGTATCTCCTGTTTCTTTTTAGTAATTTTGCACCGGCAATCGGTACGCCATTCCGCGGGCAAAAGTAATACTTAGCGCGCATTGTATCAAACGTTTCTCACGTTTACACTGTTACTCCTTCATGCTATCTTTCAAAAATAGACTTTCCGCATTCATCCAGTTAGGCGATTACGTACGGCAGTTACCCCAGGAGGAACGCGAGTACCTGGCAAGACGGGCCGGGCAGCACAATAACTTCTTTGACCTGCCAAATGTTTCAGCGGCCCTGGATGGCATTGCCCACATGCTGCAGCAAGAGCAACTGGAGAACTGGGTGGCCCAATACAACCTTCCTGAAACGCAACCCAACCCCAAAAAAGTGGGCGTGGTGATGGCAGGCAATATTCCGGCGGTGGGTTTCCATGACGCTTTGTGTATCCTTCTCTCGGGCCATATTCTGCAGGCTAAGCTGAGCTCAGACGACCCCTTTCTCATAAAACATCTTCTGGACAAACTGATTGAGCTGGATGACCGTTTTGGCACGCAGGTACAGTTTGTGGCCATGCTCAAAGAGTCTGACGCCATCATCGCCACCGGCTCAGATAACACCGCCCGCTACTTTGAATACTATTTCGCCAAGCGGCCGCACATCATCAGAAAGAACCGCACTAGCGTGGCCGTGCTCACCGGCTTTGAAACCAAAGAAGAACTTTCC
This Rufibacter radiotolerans DNA region includes the following protein-coding sequences:
- a CDS encoding 4Fe-4S dicluster domain-containing protein; protein product: MAIMITDECINCGACEPECPNTAIYEGGVQWTWADGTSLTKVEIDGGETVDGKAPQPPISDEFYYIVSDKCTECVGFHEEPQCAAVCPVDCCVDDPDYREAEEDLLAKKEWLHAAS
- a CDS encoding acyl-CoA reductase; protein product: MLSFKNRLSAFIQLGDYVRQLPQEEREYLARRAGQHNNFFDLPNVSAALDGIAHMLQQEQLENWVAQYNLPETQPNPKKVGVVMAGNIPAVGFHDALCILLSGHILQAKLSSDDPFLIKHLLDKLIELDDRFGTQVQFVAMLKESDAIIATGSDNTARYFEYYFAKRPHIIRKNRTSVAVLTGFETKEELSALGDDILRYYGLGCRNVAKAYVPEGYDFTPFFEALEYKKDVVDHHKYRNNYDYNKSILLVNGVPHLDNGFLMVTESKQLVSPISVLFYETYANDQDLREKLAQVQEKLQCVVSKEGVWEKSFAFGQAQCPAVSDYADGVDTLEFLLTL